One Amycolatopsis thermophila DNA segment encodes these proteins:
- a CDS encoding response regulator, translated as MKVLLADDEGLVRSGFKVLLDLEDDITVVGEATNGAEAVLQARLTRPDVVLMDIRMPKMDGIQATTRIAETNGLEQVRVLILTTYDTDDNVVEALQAGASGFLLKDAGPAELLHAIRVIAAGEALLAPRITRRLISQFTAHRTATQAAEDRLAVLTERERQVLTLVGQGLSNDEIGTALFLSPATARTHVSHAMAKLGARDRAQLVVIAYQTGLVSPHT; from the coding sequence ATCAAGGTGCTGCTCGCCGACGACGAGGGACTCGTGCGATCCGGGTTCAAGGTCCTACTCGACCTCGAAGACGACATCACCGTGGTGGGCGAAGCCACCAACGGCGCCGAGGCCGTCTTGCAGGCCCGCCTCACCCGCCCCGACGTCGTCCTCATGGACATCCGCATGCCCAAAATGGACGGCATCCAAGCCACCACCCGGATCGCCGAGACCAACGGGCTGGAGCAGGTCCGAGTCCTCATCCTCACCACCTACGACACCGACGACAACGTCGTCGAGGCACTGCAGGCCGGCGCGAGCGGCTTCCTGCTCAAGGACGCCGGCCCGGCCGAGCTCCTCCACGCCATCCGGGTGATCGCCGCCGGAGAAGCACTGCTCGCCCCGCGGATCACCCGCCGCCTCATCAGCCAGTTCACCGCGCACCGCACAGCCACCCAGGCCGCGGAGGACCGACTCGCGGTGCTGACCGAACGCGAACGCCAGGTACTCACCCTGGTGGGACAGGGCCTGAGCAACGACGAAATCGGCACCGCATTGTTCCTCAGCCCAGCCACCGCACGCACCCACGTCAGCCACGCCATGGCGAAACTCGGTGCGCGCGACCGTGCCCAACTGGTCGTCATCGCCTACCAAACAGGACTGGTCAGCCCACACACGTGA
- a CDS encoding sensor histidine kinase: MTMIVASSRQRSPRTADGSGYAIPRSRPGPGYARRRRRSRFRAEGVRGGQPYDRDMNHRAASPRLPARVQDVLLALFLTAMQVQGTLVRGVEGAERPLADFGHLGYILLIVSGLAVAARRKWPVPVFVAVALVSLVYYGLDFPDGPGWLGLLVALYTLAAYGDGRRSLVTAGVGITVLATGWLVAAADVEPRAAIGWVFFRIGVSVMSTALGESVRSRRVIAAEAQARAELAERTREEVARARADAERLRIAREVHDTVAHAIAIINVQSGVTAHVLDKKPERAREALRTIEQTSSRALQEMRTILGVLRDDSDGNAPTPGLAQLDELTTKARDAGLDIQLEQASPAAPLPSAVESAAYRIVQESITNVIRHVGPTRVTVVLTPGIDALQIRVTDDGRRVPAQQPTSNGANPGRGILGMRERCQLLGGDLNAGPQPGGGFEVRAHLPLAPTGPRP; the protein is encoded by the coding sequence ATGACGATGATCGTCGCGTCGTCGAGGCAACGTTCGCCTCGGACAGCGGATGGCAGCGGTTACGCAATTCCGCGTAGCCGACCGGGGCCCGGCTACGCCCGTCGACGTAGGCGGTCGCGCTTCCGGGCGGAGGGTGTCCGCGGTGGGCAACCGTATGATCGCGACATGAACCACCGCGCGGCATCACCACGCCTGCCCGCACGGGTGCAGGACGTGTTGCTCGCGCTGTTCCTCACCGCGATGCAGGTCCAGGGCACCCTGGTCCGGGGTGTCGAGGGAGCCGAGCGGCCCCTGGCTGACTTCGGACACCTGGGCTACATCCTGCTGATCGTGAGTGGGTTGGCCGTCGCCGCCCGTCGCAAGTGGCCGGTGCCGGTGTTCGTCGCCGTCGCGCTCGTCAGCCTGGTCTACTACGGCCTCGACTTCCCGGACGGGCCCGGATGGCTCGGGCTGCTCGTCGCCCTGTACACCCTCGCCGCGTACGGCGACGGGCGCCGGTCGCTGGTGACCGCCGGCGTGGGGATCACGGTGCTCGCCACCGGCTGGCTGGTCGCCGCGGCCGACGTCGAGCCCCGCGCCGCGATCGGCTGGGTGTTCTTCCGGATCGGTGTGTCGGTCATGAGCACGGCCCTTGGTGAGTCCGTCCGATCGAGACGGGTCATCGCGGCTGAAGCCCAGGCGCGAGCCGAACTCGCCGAACGCACTCGCGAGGAGGTCGCGCGGGCACGAGCCGACGCCGAACGCCTCCGCATCGCACGCGAGGTCCACGACACCGTCGCCCACGCCATCGCGATCATCAACGTCCAGTCCGGAGTCACCGCGCACGTGCTCGACAAGAAGCCGGAACGCGCCCGCGAGGCACTGCGCACCATCGAGCAGACCAGTTCCCGGGCACTGCAGGAGATGCGGACCATCCTCGGAGTACTCCGCGACGACAGCGATGGAAACGCGCCTACTCCCGGCCTGGCGCAGCTCGACGAACTCACCACCAAAGCACGCGACGCCGGACTCGACATCCAACTCGAGCAGGCCTCGCCCGCGGCGCCGTTGCCGAGCGCCGTGGAGAGCGCCGCCTACCGGATCGTTCAGGAATCGATCACCAACGTGATCCGCCACGTCGGTCCGACCCGCGTGACGGTGGTGCTCACCCCCGGGATCGACGCCCTGCAGATCCGCGTGACTGACGACGGCCGCCGAGTACCAGCCCAGCAGCCGACGAGTAACGGCGCCAATCCCGGCCGCGGGATCCTGGGCATGCGCGAGCGTTGCCAACTGCTCGGTGGAGACCTCAACGCCGGACCACAGCCGGGCGGCGGGTTCGAAGTCAGGGCACACCTGCCCCTCGCGCCGACCGGACCACGCCCGTGA
- a CDS encoding TetR/AcrR family transcriptional regulator has translation MSSSAAARRRTRVDKFEDRRRELADAALATLADFGYARTSLRTIADNTEFSHGLLHYYFADKIELITYCVRRYKTSCVQRYENLLAEASTVDDLAAACGAGLAATLAEAPLMHRLWYDLRSQSMFEEAFRDDVAEIDGSLQNMIWRVVCAYADLAGISPTCSPSQAYALFDGLFQQALLRHLAGSETALDDLREGARDLLPRLFA, from the coding sequence GTGAGCAGCTCAGCAGCCGCGCGGCGGCGAACCCGCGTCGACAAGTTCGAGGACCGCCGCCGCGAGCTCGCGGACGCGGCACTGGCCACCCTGGCCGACTTCGGATACGCCCGCACCAGCCTGCGCACGATCGCGGACAACACCGAGTTCTCGCACGGGCTGCTGCACTACTACTTCGCGGACAAGATCGAGCTGATCACGTACTGCGTGCGGCGCTACAAGACGTCCTGTGTGCAGCGCTACGAGAACCTCCTCGCCGAGGCGTCCACCGTCGACGACCTGGCCGCCGCCTGCGGAGCCGGACTGGCCGCCACACTCGCCGAAGCGCCACTGATGCACCGGCTCTGGTACGACCTGCGCTCGCAGTCGATGTTCGAGGAGGCCTTCCGGGACGACGTCGCGGAGATCGACGGCAGCCTGCAGAACATGATCTGGCGCGTCGTCTGCGCCTACGCCGACCTGGCCGGCATCTCCCCGACGTGCTCACCCTCCCAGGCCTACGCCCTGTTCGACGGGCTGTTCCAGCAGGCGCTGCTGCGCCACCTCGCCGGTTCCGAAACGGCGCTGGACGACCTCCGCGAGGGGGCCCGCGACCTGCTGCCGCGCCTGTTCGCCTGA
- a CDS encoding helix-turn-helix domain-containing GNAT family N-acetyltransferase codes for MIDSGRYTRLVTTTAAPQAQVLPDGEAATYAGWFACLAEPTRVRLLHAVATAPRGITVGALTELLGISQSTCSHHVRKLADVGFVRVRKEGTATIVTVNAACCAGLPQAADAVMGLLAPRPCCPEGVPADVTVRALRDDDWPAVCRIYGEGMDTGVATFETAVPSSATLDAKWITGQRWAAEIDGTVVGWAAATPVSTRECYSGVAETSIYVADGYRGRGIGKALIRRQVIALDEAGYWTLQTSVFTENRASLALHHSAGYRTIGIRERIAQRDGTWHDTVLLERRNNIN; via the coding sequence ATGATCGATTCGGGTCGATATACTCGGCTCGTGACCACGACCGCCGCGCCCCAGGCCCAGGTCCTGCCTGACGGCGAAGCCGCCACCTACGCGGGCTGGTTCGCCTGCCTGGCCGAACCCACCCGGGTGCGGCTCCTGCACGCGGTGGCCACCGCGCCGCGCGGCATCACGGTCGGTGCCCTGACGGAACTACTCGGCATCAGCCAGTCCACGTGCTCCCACCACGTGCGGAAACTCGCCGACGTCGGGTTCGTGCGGGTGCGCAAAGAAGGCACCGCCACGATCGTCACCGTCAACGCGGCCTGCTGTGCCGGCCTTCCGCAGGCCGCCGACGCGGTCATGGGTCTGCTCGCGCCGCGTCCGTGCTGCCCGGAAGGCGTCCCGGCCGACGTCACCGTCCGGGCCCTGCGCGACGACGACTGGCCCGCGGTCTGCCGCATCTACGGCGAAGGCATGGACACCGGCGTCGCTACTTTCGAAACCGCCGTCCCCAGCAGCGCCACCCTCGACGCGAAGTGGATCACCGGGCAGCGGTGGGCCGCCGAGATCGACGGCACTGTGGTCGGCTGGGCCGCCGCCACCCCGGTTTCCACTCGCGAGTGCTACTCCGGCGTCGCCGAGACATCGATCTACGTCGCGGACGGCTACCGCGGCCGCGGTATCGGCAAGGCCCTCATCCGCCGGCAAGTCATCGCCCTCGACGAGGCCGGCTACTGGACCCTGCAAACCTCCGTCTTCACCGAGAACCGCGCCAGCCTCGCCCTGCACCACTCGGCCGGCTACCGCACCATCGGCATCCGCGAACGCATCGCCCAGCGCGACGGCACCTGGCACGACACCGTCCTCCTCGAACGCCGCAACAACATCAACTGA
- a CDS encoding NAD(P)-binding domain-containing protein: protein MSELPVVVVGAGPIGLATAAEVLERGLEPLVLERGSQAGASVAQWNHVRLFSQWKELVDPAAGRLLEATGWERPAAEGYPTGQDWVARYLAPLAAALGERVRFGAEVVGVARRGRDRVVDHGRDTEPLTVHVRHRYGREELITARAVVDASGTWTNPNPLGGDGLPALGERAAADRITYQVPDLQDPAVRARFAGKHVAVAGSGHSALTALVALTELARSDGTRISWILRRGSVGSTFGGGEADQLPARGALGLRAKEAVDAGSVQVVAGFRTEAVERDAQGLLVLRSPDGRTIQAVDEVVVVTGFRPDLSWLSELRLELDATLQAPVALAPLIDPNVHSCGTVYPHGAKELSHPEPNVYLAGMKSYGRAPTFLAMTGYEQVRSIAAALAGDHEAAARVELVLAETGVCGGAGLFDEPAADASAGGCCGGSAEPELIPLSAPPADR, encoded by the coding sequence ATGAGCGAACTGCCCGTCGTAGTCGTGGGGGCCGGACCGATTGGGCTCGCGACTGCCGCCGAGGTGCTGGAGCGGGGTCTGGAGCCGCTGGTGCTCGAACGCGGATCGCAGGCCGGCGCGTCGGTGGCGCAATGGAACCACGTGCGCCTGTTCTCGCAGTGGAAGGAGCTGGTGGACCCCGCGGCCGGCCGCCTGCTGGAGGCGACCGGATGGGAGCGCCCCGCGGCCGAGGGCTACCCGACGGGGCAGGACTGGGTGGCCCGGTACCTCGCCCCGCTGGCCGCCGCGCTGGGCGAGCGGGTGCGGTTCGGTGCCGAGGTGGTCGGGGTGGCGCGCCGCGGTCGTGACCGCGTGGTCGACCACGGTCGCGACACCGAGCCGCTCACGGTGCACGTCCGGCACCGCTATGGCCGCGAGGAGCTGATCACCGCACGCGCGGTCGTCGATGCCTCGGGCACGTGGACCAACCCGAACCCGCTGGGCGGCGACGGTCTCCCGGCGCTGGGCGAGCGGGCTGCCGCCGACCGCATCACCTACCAGGTGCCCGATCTCCAGGACCCGGCCGTGCGCGCCCGGTTCGCCGGCAAGCACGTGGCGGTGGCGGGCAGCGGACACTCCGCCTTGACGGCGCTGGTCGCCCTGACCGAGCTCGCCCGCAGCGACGGCACGCGGATCAGCTGGATCCTGCGTCGAGGCTCGGTGGGCAGCACGTTCGGCGGCGGCGAGGCGGACCAGCTCCCGGCGCGCGGGGCACTGGGTCTGCGCGCGAAGGAGGCCGTGGATGCCGGATCGGTGCAGGTCGTTGCCGGGTTCCGGACCGAGGCGGTGGAGCGGGACGCGCAGGGACTGCTGGTGTTGCGCTCGCCGGACGGTCGCACGATCCAGGCTGTGGACGAGGTCGTGGTGGTGACCGGGTTCCGGCCGGACCTGTCCTGGCTGTCGGAGCTGCGGCTGGAGCTGGACGCCACCCTGCAGGCGCCGGTCGCGCTCGCGCCGCTGATCGACCCCAATGTGCACTCCTGCGGCACCGTCTACCCCCACGGCGCGAAGGAACTGTCCCACCCCGAGCCGAACGTCTACCTGGCCGGGATGAAGAGCTACGGCCGCGCCCCGACATTCCTCGCCATGACCGGCTACGAGCAGGTTCGCTCGATCGCCGCCGCCCTCGCCGGTGACCACGAAGCCGCCGCGCGCGTGGAGCTGGTGCTGGCCGAGACCGGGGTGTGCGGCGGGGCGGGCTTGTTCGACGAGCCCGCTGCTGACGCCTCGGCCGGCGGGTGCTGTGGCGGTTCGGCCGAGCCGGAGCTGATTCCGCTGTCCGCCCCTCCGGCAGACCGGTGA
- a CDS encoding carboxymuconolactone decarboxylase family protein → MTTRMKNPAYVLPEGMKGIGGLLKAIEGSGLSAAVRAFAGLRVSQINGCSACVHGHVEEARKAGRATSASSTSRPGGRPRSTPAPSGPPWRWPKPRRAWRTAPGTACRTRSGTTPRTTSTSGSCPG, encoded by the coding sequence ATGACTACGCGGATGAAGAACCCGGCCTACGTGCTGCCCGAGGGGATGAAGGGCATCGGCGGGCTGCTGAAGGCCATCGAAGGCAGCGGGCTGTCCGCCGCCGTGCGTGCGTTCGCCGGGCTGCGGGTGAGCCAGATCAACGGCTGCTCCGCCTGTGTGCACGGGCACGTCGAGGAGGCCCGCAAAGCGGGGAGAGCGACGAGCGCATCTTCAACGTCTCGGCCTGGCGGGAGGCCCCGTTCTACACCGGCGCCGAGCGGGCCGCCCTGGCGCTGGCCGAAACCGCGACGCGCCTGGCGGACCGCACCGGGGACGGCGTGCCGGACGAGATCTGGGACGACGCCGCGGACCACTTCGACGAGCGGCAGTTGTCCGGGCTGA
- a CDS encoding MFS transporter, which translates to MTVDASAQPGSLSKAGMRRVLVTLCVTEITSWGVLYYAFPVLATDIATSTGWSSTSITAGFSAGQLAAALAGIPVGRWLDRHGPRWLMTGGSALAVPAVVAIATAQNTAWFVAAWLLAGVAMGATLYPPAFAALTRWYGPRRVGALTVLTLAAGLASTVFAPLTAALAAHLDWRRTYLVLAVVLAVVTMPGHIWGLRGHWPDPEPHEHPAQVEQTGPGRIARSRAFVALVLALSLSAFAAFAVVINLVPLLTERGLSPGAAAVALGLGGAGQVLGRLGYTTFSRHTSVRVRTAIILAAVAATTAVLGLLTTAPALVIAAVVAGIARGVFTLLQATAITDRWGAVHYGRLTGLLSAPLTITVSLAPWAGAAIADGLSGYSNTFLVLALVAVAAVVISLASIPRRITR; encoded by the coding sequence GTGACGGTCGATGCCTCCGCGCAGCCCGGCTCCCTGTCGAAGGCCGGGATGCGCCGGGTGCTGGTGACCTTGTGCGTCACCGAGATCACCAGCTGGGGCGTGCTCTACTACGCCTTCCCCGTCCTCGCGACGGACATCGCGACGTCGACCGGGTGGTCGTCCACGTCGATCACCGCGGGTTTCTCAGCCGGGCAGCTGGCCGCCGCGCTCGCCGGGATTCCCGTGGGGCGGTGGCTGGATCGGCACGGCCCGCGCTGGCTGATGACCGGCGGCTCGGCCCTGGCGGTGCCGGCGGTGGTGGCGATCGCGACCGCGCAAAACACCGCGTGGTTCGTCGCGGCCTGGCTGCTGGCCGGGGTGGCGATGGGCGCGACGCTGTATCCGCCGGCGTTCGCGGCGCTGACCCGCTGGTACGGGCCTCGCCGGGTGGGAGCGCTGACGGTGCTCACCCTCGCGGCCGGGCTCGCGTCGACGGTGTTCGCCCCGCTGACGGCCGCGCTGGCCGCGCACCTGGACTGGCGGCGGACCTACCTCGTGCTCGCCGTCGTACTGGCCGTGGTCACGATGCCGGGACACATCTGGGGGTTGCGGGGGCACTGGCCCGATCCCGAGCCGCACGAGCACCCCGCGCAGGTGGAGCAGACCGGTCCGGGACGCATCGCGCGCAGCCGCGCGTTCGTGGCACTGGTGCTGGCGTTGAGCTTGTCGGCGTTCGCGGCGTTCGCGGTGGTGATCAACCTGGTGCCGCTGCTCACCGAGCGCGGCCTCAGTCCCGGCGCCGCCGCCGTCGCGCTCGGACTCGGCGGGGCCGGCCAGGTGCTGGGCCGCCTCGGCTACACGACCTTCAGCCGTCACACGAGCGTCCGGGTCCGCACAGCGATCATCCTCGCCGCGGTCGCGGCCACCACAGCGGTCCTGGGCCTGCTGACCACCGCACCCGCACTCGTGATCGCCGCCGTGGTCGCCGGGATCGCCCGCGGCGTGTTCACGCTGTTGCAGGCCACCGCGATCACCGACCGCTGGGGCGCGGTCCATTATGGACGGCTCACCGGGCTGCTGTCCGCTCCCTTGACGATCACGGTGTCGCTCGCCCCGTGGGCGGGCGCCGCGATCGCCGACGGGCTCAGCGGCTACTCGAACACCTTCCTCGTGCTGGCTCTCGTTGCTGTGGCGGCCGTGGTGATCTCCCTGGCGAGCATCCCCCGCCGGATCACCCGGTAG
- a CDS encoding LLM class flavin-dependent oxidoreductase has translation MKLALYLPNFREKVTVKELEDLTALAEDLDFDSVWTLDRIVVPEASDRQEMQYAFGMIEGFPKGLPVSSRGQWFQGMPLLPWLAAKTSKVRIGMSVIDTPYRAPGVLAAELGTIDHLSGGRLNVALGAGWMPEEFAASSASHIFPKRNKHVRETLEVIQGIWNNEVFEYHGEFADFERCGFGAKPLQQPHPPIFFSGLKDPKRAANRIAKYGLAGWIGIQDSPEDIQRWRGEIQRELDELDTARSIDDLEISSMIWFVITDQDMDQTPLGKGTNLLAGSAAQITDMLKRYREAGMTMPMLWPPFADVPVTKTLDDLKRLKEEIMPKVEAM, from the coding sequence GTGAAGCTCGCCCTCTACCTGCCCAACTTCCGCGAAAAGGTGACCGTCAAGGAGCTGGAGGACCTCACCGCCCTCGCCGAGGACCTCGATTTCGACTCCGTCTGGACGCTGGACCGGATCGTCGTTCCCGAGGCGTCGGACCGCCAGGAGATGCAGTACGCCTTCGGGATGATCGAGGGCTTCCCCAAGGGGCTGCCGGTGTCCTCACGGGGGCAGTGGTTCCAGGGCATGCCGCTGCTCCCGTGGCTCGCGGCGAAGACGTCCAAGGTCCGGATCGGCATGAGCGTGATCGACACGCCCTACCGCGCGCCCGGGGTGCTCGCCGCGGAGCTGGGGACCATCGACCACCTCTCGGGCGGCAGGCTCAACGTCGCGCTCGGCGCGGGCTGGATGCCCGAGGAGTTCGCCGCCTCGAGCGCCTCGCACATCTTCCCCAAGCGCAACAAGCACGTGCGCGAGACCCTCGAGGTGATCCAGGGCATCTGGAACAACGAGGTCTTCGAGTACCACGGCGAGTTCGCCGATTTCGAGCGGTGCGGGTTCGGCGCCAAGCCGCTGCAGCAGCCGCACCCGCCGATCTTCTTCAGCGGTCTGAAGGACCCCAAGCGGGCGGCGAACCGGATCGCGAAGTACGGCCTCGCCGGCTGGATCGGCATCCAGGACTCGCCCGAGGACATCCAGCGGTGGCGCGGCGAGATCCAGCGCGAGCTCGATGAGCTCGACACCGCGCGCTCGATCGACGACCTCGAGATCAGCAGCATGATCTGGTTCGTCATCACCGACCAGGACATGGACCAGACGCCCCTGGGCAAGGGCACCAACCTCCTGGCGGGCTCCGCCGCGCAGATCACCGACATGCTCAAGCGCTACCGGGAGGCCGGCATGACTATGCCGATGCTCTGGCCTCCGTTCGCGGACGTGCCGGTCACCAAGACGCTGGACGACCTCAAGCGTCTCAAGGAGGAGATCATGCCGAAGGTCGAGGCCATGTAG
- a CDS encoding dihydrofolate reductase family protein: protein MRKLVYGMNVSLDGYVAAPGDDLGWSAPSDELFQWWLDQERAIGLFLYGRKLWETMSSYWPTGDQQPGATPAQVEFARNWRDTPKVVFSSTVGKVDWNTRVVTGDAVEEITRLKAEDGEPMRVGGATLAGAAMRAGLVDEYEIVTHPVLLGGGTPVFTAVDGWVNLNLVETRTFQGGVVLTRYETRR, encoded by the coding sequence ATGCGGAAGCTGGTCTACGGCATGAACGTGTCCCTGGACGGCTACGTCGCCGCGCCGGGCGACGACCTCGGCTGGAGCGCGCCGAGCGACGAGCTGTTTCAGTGGTGGCTCGACCAGGAGCGGGCGATCGGTCTGTTCCTGTATGGGCGCAAGCTGTGGGAGACCATGAGTTCCTACTGGCCGACCGGCGATCAGCAGCCGGGCGCCACCCCGGCGCAGGTCGAGTTCGCGCGGAACTGGCGGGATACGCCGAAGGTGGTGTTCTCTTCGACGGTCGGCAAGGTCGACTGGAACACCCGTGTGGTCACCGGCGACGCGGTCGAGGAGATCACCCGGCTCAAGGCCGAGGACGGCGAGCCGATGAGGGTCGGTGGGGCAACGCTCGCCGGCGCGGCCATGCGGGCCGGGCTCGTCGACGAGTACGAGATCGTGACCCATCCGGTGCTGCTGGGCGGCGGCACACCGGTTTTCACCGCGGTGGACGGCTGGGTGAACCTGAACCTGGTGGAGACGCGGACGTTTCAAGGCGGGGTGGTGCTGACCAGGTACGAGACGAGGCGGTGA
- a CDS encoding TetR/AcrR family transcriptional regulator → MAAPSPDEVSNVVTKGTPERIRDADRTRAEILDMAAREFAEKGFDGARVDEIAAKTRTTKRMIYYYFTNKDQLFVEVLERAYTVIRSLEQNLDVDHLDPAEAIRQLAGLTFDHHESHPDFVRLVSIENIHRAEHIARSNALSNLANPALDVLTRILARGRETGQFRDDVDALDVHMAISAFCVFRTANRHTFNAIFDRDMLDPAFRDHHRRMLADMLVSYLTTR, encoded by the coding sequence GTGGCAGCACCATCGCCGGACGAGGTGTCGAACGTCGTCACGAAGGGCACCCCCGAACGCATTCGTGACGCCGACCGGACCCGTGCCGAGATCCTCGACATGGCCGCCCGCGAATTCGCCGAGAAGGGCTTCGACGGCGCCCGGGTGGACGAGATCGCCGCGAAGACCCGCACCACGAAGCGGATGATCTACTACTACTTCACCAACAAGGACCAGTTGTTCGTCGAGGTGCTCGAACGGGCCTACACGGTCATCCGGTCCCTCGAGCAGAACCTCGACGTCGACCACCTCGACCCGGCCGAGGCGATCCGGCAGCTCGCCGGGCTGACGTTCGACCACCACGAGTCGCACCCGGACTTCGTGCGGCTGGTCAGCATCGAGAACATCCACCGCGCCGAGCACATCGCCCGGTCGAACGCGCTGTCCAACCTGGCCAACCCCGCGCTCGACGTGCTCACCCGCATCCTCGCGCGCGGCCGCGAAACCGGTCAGTTCCGCGACGACGTCGACGCGCTCGACGTGCACATGGCCATCAGCGCGTTCTGCGTCTTCCGCACCGCGAACCGCCACACGTTCAACGCCATCTTCGACCGCGACATGCTCGACCCCGCCTTCCGCGACCACCACCGGCGCATGCTCGCCGACATGCTCGTCAGCTACCTGACGACGCGCTGA
- a CDS encoding DUF6220 domain-containing protein, translating into MRKAFTGLAMLLMLAVVAQFFLAASGAFDPAPVDESFRPHRALGYGIVLFALVLTIVAAIARMPGRLIGMTGLVAGLAAVQGVISAIAKAFGDTGGPIVFGLHAVNALVIVAVIRTVIQQARALPVSAVPVS; encoded by the coding sequence ATGCGTAAAGCGTTCACCGGCCTGGCGATGTTGCTGATGTTGGCCGTAGTAGCACAGTTCTTCCTGGCCGCGAGCGGTGCGTTCGACCCGGCGCCGGTCGACGAGTCCTTCCGGCCGCACCGGGCGTTGGGGTACGGGATCGTCCTGTTCGCGCTCGTGTTGACGATCGTGGCCGCGATAGCCCGGATGCCCGGACGACTCATCGGGATGACTGGGCTGGTCGCCGGGCTGGCGGCCGTCCAGGGCGTGATCAGTGCCATCGCCAAGGCGTTCGGCGACACCGGCGGGCCGATCGTCTTCGGTCTGCACGCGGTCAACGCCCTGGTCATCGTGGCGGTGATCAGGACGGTCATCCAGCAGGCGCGCGCGCTGCCGGTGTCTGCCGTGCCGGTGTCATGA
- a CDS encoding acyl-CoA synthetase: MSLTFYLDKGASLDPGAPCLTLDGKSLTYGEVADLSHAVARALRRSGVAPGDKVGILSANDPVAFSCVFGIARAGAVWCPINPRNAAGENAELLDLFDCSALIFQPAFDELVATIAPRLPKLTALVRLGDGDELAAGFGAWLDAARDDPSAEAAPPGDVVALVGTGGTTGRPKGVMLTDRNLEAMSAITLMSYPFDGRPVYLALAPLTHAAGVLCFPVLARGGEVVIMAEPDVGRFLELIERHRVTHTFLPPTLIYMVLGHPALEETDLSSLQCFWYGAAPMSAARLSEALDRIGPMAQLFGQSEAPMMISTMSPAEHRDADGAINTARLSSAGRPSPLVTVAILDQQGRPVARGERGEICVRGSLVMAGYYQNPDATAEVSAHGWHHTGDIGFLDEDGYLHIVDRAKDMVITGGFNVYSAEVEQALMAHDAVRDCAVVGLPDEKWGERVTAVVQPQPGAEIDLDELIAFVKHRIGSVKAPKQIEIWPDLPRSTIGKVLKTEIRSRLSAR, translated from the coding sequence GTGTCCCTGACCTTCTACCTGGACAAAGGCGCTTCCCTCGATCCGGGCGCGCCCTGTCTGACGCTCGACGGGAAGTCACTGACCTACGGTGAGGTCGCCGACCTGTCGCACGCGGTTGCCAGGGCGCTGCGGCGCTCGGGTGTCGCGCCCGGGGACAAGGTGGGCATCCTTTCGGCCAACGATCCGGTCGCGTTCAGTTGCGTGTTCGGCATCGCGCGGGCGGGCGCGGTGTGGTGCCCGATCAACCCGCGCAACGCGGCGGGGGAGAACGCCGAGCTCCTCGACCTGTTCGACTGCTCGGCGCTGATCTTCCAGCCGGCTTTCGACGAACTGGTCGCCACGATCGCGCCGCGCCTGCCGAAGCTGACCGCACTCGTGCGGCTGGGCGATGGCGACGAGCTGGCGGCGGGCTTCGGTGCCTGGCTCGATGCCGCGCGCGACGATCCCTCAGCCGAAGCAGCGCCGCCCGGCGACGTCGTGGCGCTGGTCGGCACCGGAGGCACCACGGGACGTCCCAAAGGCGTCATGCTCACCGACCGCAATCTCGAGGCGATGTCGGCCATCACGCTGATGAGCTACCCGTTCGACGGGCGCCCGGTGTACCTGGCCCTGGCGCCGCTGACCCACGCGGCCGGCGTGCTGTGCTTCCCGGTGCTGGCCCGCGGGGGCGAGGTCGTGATCATGGCCGAGCCCGACGTCGGCCGGTTCCTCGAGCTCATCGAGCGCCACCGCGTCACCCACACCTTCCTGCCGCCGACGCTGATCTACATGGTCCTCGGCCACCCCGCGCTCGAGGAGACGGACCTGTCGTCGCTGCAGTGCTTCTGGTACGGCGCGGCGCCGATGTCGGCGGCCAGGCTGTCCGAGGCGCTGGACCGCATCGGGCCCATGGCGCAGCTCTTCGGCCAGTCCGAGGCGCCCATGATGATCTCGACGATGTCGCCCGCCGAGCACCGTGATGCCGACGGCGCGATCAACACCGCGCGGTTGTCCTCCGCGGGCAGGCCGTCGCCCCTGGTGACCGTCGCCATCCTCGACCAGCAGGGCCGGCCCGTCGCGCGGGGGGAGCGGGGGGAGATCTGCGTGCGCGGGTCGCTGGTGATGGCCGGCTACTACCAGAACCCGGACGCGACCGCGGAGGTCTCCGCCCACGGCTGGCACCACACCGGGGACATCGGGTTCCTCGACGAGGACGGCTACCTGCACATCGTCGACCGCGCCAAGGACATGGTCATCACCGGCGGGTTCAACGTCTACTCCGCCGAGGTCGAGCAGGCGCTGATGGCCCACGACGCCGTGCGCGACTGCGCGGTGGTCGGCCTGCCCGACGAGAAGTGGGGCGAACGGGTCACCGCGGTGGTCCAGCCCCAGCCCGGCGCGGAGATCGACCTCGACGAGCTGATCGCCTTCGTCAAGCACCGCATCGGCAGCGTCAAGGCGCCCAAGCAGATCGAGATCTGGCCCGATCTGCCGCGCTCCACCATCGGCAAGGTCCTCAAGACCGAGATCCGTTCCCGGCTCAGCGCCCGCTGA